One genomic segment of Anguilla anguilla isolate fAngAng1 chromosome 2, fAngAng1.pri, whole genome shotgun sequence includes these proteins:
- the LOC118220681 gene encoding calpain-1 catalytic subunit-like has translation MIPFGGISACIHTQRLKADGMGSKEQAVRFLNQDYEALKQECLDGGTLFEDPCFLAQPQSLGFKELAPQSSKTRGVKWVRPTELSKNPQFIVGGATRTDICQGALGDCWLLAAIASLTLNETVLHRVVPHGQSFQDDYAGIFHFQFWQFGEWVDVVIDDRLPVKDGELMFVHSAEGNEFWSALIEKAYAKLNGSYEALSGGSTTEGFEDFTGGVSEMFELRSAPKDLYRIISKALERGSLLGCSIDITSAFDMEAVTFKKLVKGHAYSVTGLKQVSFRGGMERLIRIRNPWGQVEWTGAWSDGSSEWDQIDPGDREDMNCRMEDGEFWMSFKEFTRQFSRLEICNLTADALSDDTLSFWHTIKFDGTWRRGSTAGGCRNHPNTFWINPQFKVTLLEEDDDPEDDEVACSFLVALMQKDRRRFRRQGQDMHTIGFAVYEVPDEFRGCQSVHLKKDFFLKHSSCARSETFINLREVSARLRLPPGEYIVVPSTFEPSKEADFVLRVFTEKQSETEELDDDVTADLEDQEEISEDDVDESFKVMFRQLAGEDMEISVFELRTILNRVVTKHKDLKTDGFSMESCRSMITLLDKDCSARLGIVEFQILWNKIRKWLGIFRQFDLDKSGAMSSYEMRLALESAGFKLNNKLIQVMVARYAENETIDFDNFVCCVVKLESMFRAFKELDKDGTGVAEMNITEWLFMTMCG, from the exons ATGATTCCGTTTGGGGGCATCTCGgcctgcatacacacgcagaGACTGAAAGCTGACGGGATGGGGTCCAAAGAGCAGGCGGTGAGGTTCCTCAACCAGGACTACGAGGCCCTCAAGCAGGAGTGCTTGGACGGGGGGACGCTctttgaggacccctgcttcCTCGCTCAGCCCCAGTCCCTCGGCTTCAAGGAGCTGGCCCCACAGTCCTCCAAAACCCGGGGGGTGAAGTGGGTGCGACCCACG GAGTTGTCGAAGAACCCACAGTTTATCGTGGGCGGAGCTACGAGAACTGACATCTGCCAGGGGGCGTTAG GTGACTGCTGGCTCCTGGCAGCCATCGCCTCTCTCACCCTGAATGAGACAGTGCTCCACCGGGTGGTTCCTCACGGCCAGAGCTTCCAGGATGACTACGCCGGAATCTTCCACTTCCAG TTCTGGCAGTTCGGGGAGTGGGTGGACGTCGTCATTGACGACAGGCTTCCGGTGAAGGATGGAGAGCTGATGTTCGTTCACTCCGCCGAGGGGAATGAGTTCTGGAGCGCTCTGATCGAGAAGGCCTACGCCAA GCTGAACGGGTCGTACGAGGCCCTGTCTGGGGGCAGCACCACGGAAGGGTTTGAGGACTTCACGGGGGGCGTGTCGGAGATGTTCGAGCTGCGCAGCGCCCCCAAGGACCTGTACAGGATCATCAGCAAGGCCCTGGAGAGGGGCTCTCTGCTGGGCTGCTCCATCGAt ATCACCAGTGCCTTTGACATGGAAGCTGTCACCTTTAAGAAGCTGGTGAAAGGTCACGCCTACTCTGTCACTGGGCTGAAGCAG GTGAGCTTCAGGGGTGGAATGGAGAGGCTGATCCGGATCCGGAACCCCTGGGGGCAGGTGGAGTGGACCGGGGCCTGGAGTGACGG CTCCTCTGAGTGGGACCAGATCGACCCGGGGGACCGGGAGGACATGAACTGCCGCATGGAGGACGGGGAGTTCTG GATGTCCTTTAAGGAGTTCACGCGGCAGTTCTCGCGCTTGGAGATCTGCAACCTCACGGCCGACGCTCTCAGTGACGACACCCTCAGTTTCTGGCACACCATCAAGTTCGACGGCACCTGGAGGAGGGGCAGCACGGCAGGGGGGTGCAGGAACCACCCCA acACGTTCTGGATAAACCCGCAGTTTAAGGTCaccctgctggaggaggacgacgacCCCGAGGACGACGAGGTGGCCTGCAGCTTCCTGGTGGCGCTCATGCAGAAGGATCGCCGCAGGTTCCGCCGCCAGGGGCAGGACATGCACACCATCGGCTTCGCCGTGTACGAG gtTCCTGACGAG ttCCGGGGTTGCCAGAGTGTTCACCTGAAGAAGGACTTCTTCCTGAAGCACTCCTCGTGCGCACGCTCCGAGACCTTCATCAACCTGCGGGAGGTGAGCGCCCGGCTGCGCCTCCCCCCCGGGGAGTACATCGTCGTCCCCTCCACCTTCGAGCCCAGCAAGGAGGCCGACTTCGTCCTCCGCGTCTTCACAGAGAAGCAGTCCGAGACCGA AGAGTTGGATGATGATGTCACGGCTGATTTGGAAGACCAG gagGAAATCTCAGAAGACGATGTTGACGAATCTTTCAAGGTCATGTTTAGGCAGCTCGCCGGTGAG GACATGGAAATCTCTGTCTTCGAGCTCAGAACCATCCTGAACAGAGTGGTGACCAAAC acaAGGACTTAAAGACAGACGGATTCAGCATGGAGTCCTGCAGAAGCATGATTACCCTCTTGGAC AAAGATTGCAGCGCCCGATTGGGCATCGTGGAGTTCCAGATTCTGTGGAACAAGATCCGAAAGTGGCTG GGAATATTCCGGCAGTTTGACCTTGACAAGTCAGGCGCCATGAGCTCCTATGAGATGCGCCTTGCCTTGGAGTCCGCAG GCTTCAAGCTGAACAACAAGCTGATCCAGGTCATGGTGGCAAGATATGCAGAGAACGAGACCATAGACTTTGACAACTTTGTCTGCTGTGTGGTCAAGCTTGAGTCCATGTTTA GGGCTTTCAAGGAGCTGGACAAAGATGGGACAGGCGTGGCTGAAATGAACATTACTGAG TGGCTGTTCATGACCATGTGCGGCTGA